From one Butyricimonas faecihominis genomic stretch:
- a CDS encoding STAS-like domain-containing protein produces MITFKFVTINENLGTRQLGEKVRFQLLDLMQENDKVVLDFSGVNVVSNSFADECLAKLLLIMPLEELKQRTTFRGLNEFARKNIAIAFRRRLNAMKAVKRV; encoded by the coding sequence ATGATAACATTCAAATTTGTCACGATAAACGAGAACTTAGGTACCCGACAACTGGGAGAAAAAGTTCGTTTCCAATTGTTAGATCTTATGCAGGAAAATGATAAGGTAGTGCTGGATTTTAGCGGGGTGAACGTCGTATCCAACTCCTTTGCAGATGAGTGTCTTGCCAAACTTCTTCTTATTATGCCTTTGGAAGAGTTAAAACAACGCACCACTTTCAGAGGATTAAATGAATTTGCACGCAAGAATATAGCCATCGCATTCCGCCGCCGGTTGAACGCCATGAAAGCTGTTAAACGAGTTTAA